The Kribbella amoyensis genomic sequence GGGATGAGCACGAACGAGCGGACCCGCCCCCGTACCCTCGCCGAGGCGTTGCGGACCTGGGACGACGCCGCGCTCGGGCGGTTGCTCAAGCTGCGCCCCGACCTGGCCACGCCGATTCCCGCGGACACCGGGCAGTTGGCGGCCCGCGCGACCACGAACGCGTCGGCGGCCCGCGCGATCAACCGGCTCGACGAGTTCGGGGTCGACCTGTTGGAGGCGCTGTCCGCGTTGCCCGAGCCGGTGGACCTGGGCGCGCTGGCGTTCGGGGTGAACCAGCCCGCCGAGATCGTCCGGCCACGCGTCGACGAACTGCTCGCGCTCGCCCTGGTCTGGGGTGACGAAGAGGACCTGCGACCGATCCGCGCGGTGCACGAGTTGCTCGGTCCCACCCCGGCCGGCCTCGGTCCCGTGACCACACGGCACTTCGGCAACCTGGACCGGTTGATCGAGGAGGCCGGACCGGACGCGCGCGAGGTGCTCGCCAAGCTGACCTGGGGTCCGCCGACCGGTTCGGTGGAGAAGGCGGACCGCCCGGTGACGATCGCGTCCGCCCGGACCCCGGTCGAACGCCTGCTTGCCCGCGGCCTCGTCGTACCGCGCGACGCCAACACCGTCGTCCTTCCACGCCAGATCGGGCTGCACCTCCGCGGCGGACACGTGCTGGCCTCGACCCGGCCGACGCCGCCGCCACTCGACGGCAAGACGGTGTCCGCGTCCATCGCCGACCGCGCCGCCGCTGGTGCCGCGTTGGACCTGGTGCGCCTCGTCGATCGCGCGCTCGAACAACTGGGGACGGAACCACCTCCGGTACTGCGGACCGGGGGCATCGGTGTCCGGGAGTTGCGCAGCCTTGCCACCAAGACGGGCATGGAGGAGCAGGCGGCTGCCGCGGTCCTGGAGATCGCGTACGCGGCCGGCCTGGTGGCCGCGGTCGAGGTGGGGACCAGCGAGCTGTGGCTGCCGACCGCGGCGTACGACGACTGGCTCGAGCTGAACACGGCGCATCGGTGGGCGCAGTTGGTGATCGCGTGGTTCACCGGGTTGCGCGCGATCGGCCTGATCGGTCGCCGGGACACCGGTGGTGCGACCGCGGCCGCCCGGGAACGCCTGGTGAACGCGCTCGCGCCCGACCTCGAACGCCTGCTCGCCCCCGAGGTACGCCGTCTCACGCTGCAGGCTCTTGCCGAAGCGGGCCCGGGTACTGCGCCGACCGCGGAGGCGGTGACCACGTGGGTTGCGTGGCACCGGCCGCGGCGGGGCGGGCAGTTCCGGGACGACCTGGTCGAGTGGACGATCACGGAGGCGTCGCTGCTCGGACTGACGGGGCTGGGCTCGTTCGCGTCCCACGCTGCCGTGTTGCTGGGTGAGGAGCCGGCGGCGGAAGAACTGGCGACCGCGATCGCGCCGTTGGTACCGGAGCCGGTGTCCGAGTTCCTGCTGCAGGCCGACCTCACCGCGGTCGCGCCCGGACCGCTCGTCCGCACGGTCCAGGACGAGCTGACCGCGATGGCCGACGTGGAGTCCCATGGCGGTGGCGGGGTCTACCGGTTCAGCGAGAACTCGGTGCGGCGCGCGTTCGACCTCGGCCGGACCAGCGACCAGCTGCACAAGTGGCTGGCCGAGCACTCGCGGACCCCGGTCCCGCAACCCCTCACGTACCTGATCGACGACGTGGCCCGACGGCACGGGGTCCTGCGGATCGGGACGGCGTCGACGTACTTGCGCTGCGATGACGAGGACGTGCTGACCCAGTTGCTCTCGTCGAACCTGCCGGGGATCCGCTTCCGCCGGCTCGCCCCGACCGTGGTGGTCTCGCCGTCACCGCCGGACATGGTGCTGTCCCGGTTGCGCGAGGCCGGGTTGGCGCCGTTGGCGGAGACGTTCGACGGGGTGGTCGCGGTGTCCACGGCCGGGACCCGCCGAGGTGAGCCTCCGCGCCGGCGGACCAGCCGGGACTTCGCGGATTCGCCGGTCGAGCTGACCGACGAGCAGGCGCAGGCGGTGATCGAGAAACTCCGCGCGGGGGATCGGGTGGCGGCCGAAAGACCCGACGAGCTGGTCTCCGAACCGACGGCACCGGCCGAGACGATGACGGTACTGGCGAACGCGGCCGAGTCGGGGATACGGACCTGGATCGCGTACGTGGACCACAACGGGAACTCGTCCGAGCGCATCGTGGAACCGGTACGAGTGGCCGACGGGTGGCTGACCGCCTACGACGAGGACGCGGACCAACCGAGAACGTACGCCCTGCACCGCATCTCGGGGGCAAGGCCGGTGGAGGACGACTGAGGGTTCTCCGAACCCTTGGTTATTGCGTTCTGACCCTTCGACGTGCCCTTGCCGGGCGAAGTCTCCAGGTACTTTCCGTTGCAGGAAGCAAGGTTTTGTGGCTTCTTCGGAGGACCTTTAGCGTCCCGACCCATGGATAGGAACTTTCACTCGGCCAGCCGACAAGCCGCCGCATTGCGTGCAGGCGAAGTCTCCTCGGTAGAGCTCACCGACGCGGCGATCACCGCCATCGAGCAGGACGACCCGAACATCAACGCGATCTGCGTCCCCGACTTCGACCGTGCGCGGGCGACGGCGCGACAGGCCGACCAGGCCCGCGCCCGGGGTGAGGATCGACCGCTGCTCGGGATCCCGGTCACCGTCAAGGAGTCGTACAACCTGGCCGGCCTGCCGACGACCTGGGGCATGCCGCAGTACAAGGACTTCGTACCGGCCGAGGACGCCGTCCAGGTGTCGCGGCTCAAGGCCGCCGGCGCTGTCGTGCTCGGTAAGACCAACGTGCCGCTCGGCCTGCAGGACATCCAGAGTTTCAACGAGCTCTACGGCACGACCGACAACCCGTGGAATCACGGCCGTACGTCGGGCGGATCTTCCGGCGGATCGGCCGCGGCTCTGGCGTCCGGATTCGGTGCGCTTTCCATCGGCTCCGACCTGGCCGGTTCGCTGCGTACACCCGCGCATTTCTGTGGTGTCTACGCGCACAAGCCGACACTCGGGCTGGCCGCGATGCGCGGTATGACCCCGCCACCCGGCCCGGTCCTGCCGACCGAGTCCGACCTCGCCGTGGTCGGGCCGATGGCGCGCACCGCCGGCGATCTCACGCTCCTGCTCGACGTGATGGCCGGGCCGGACCCGCTCACGTACGGCATGGCGCACGAGCTGCGACTGCCTCCCGCGCGCCACGAGCGACTCGGCGACTTTCGGGTCCTCGTACTCGACCGGCATCCGCTCCTTGCGACCGGAGCCGCGGTTCGAGCGGGGGTGAACCGGGTCGCCGACGCGCTCGTCGCCAGTGGTGCCCGCGTCGAACGGCACAGTCCGCTCCTGCCCGACCTGGCCGAGGCGGGCTCGCTGTACACGAAGTTGCTGTTCTCTGGCTCCACGGCACGGTTTCCCGTCGACGCGTACGAGCAACTGCAGGCCCGGGCAGCCGGACTGAGCCCTGACGACCACAGCCTCGACGCGGCGCGACTGCGCGGCATGGTGATGACTCACCGCGATTCGATCGAGGTGAACAACCGCCGCGAGCTCCACCGCGACGGCTGGCGTCAGCTGTTCGGCGAGTTCGATGCCGTGGTGTGCCCGATCACGCCGACGCCCGCGTTCCCGCACGACCACAACCCGGATCTGCTGGAGCGCCGCCTCGACATCGACGGTGCCGAGTACCCGTACTTCGACCAGCTCGTCTGGGCCGGACTGGCCACCATGCCCGGCCTTCCGGCGACAGCGATCCCCGCGGGCCGATCCCCCGAGGGCCTGCCGGTCGGCGTACAACTCATCGGCCCCCAGTTCGGCGACCGCACCACCCTGCGCCTCGCCGAACTGCTCGAACACCACATCGGCGGCTTCCAACCACCGAAGTAGGGCTGCGATCCGTCCCGTGACTCCACTCCTCCGCCACGTCACCGTCGACCCGCAGCCAGTACCACCACCGGTCGTGCAGCTCGTCCACCCCGTACTCCCCCATGTCCACCACCCGGTGGTCCAACAACCCCACCACCGCAAACCCCGCCAGCCCGGTCTCCTCCTCAGCCTCCCGAACCACCGCATCCTCGGGCGACTCCCCCTCCTCCACCGTCCCCGCCGGAACTCTGCCGAACCCACTTGATTTAAGTCAGCTGCCTGATTTACGGTTGGTTGTGTTCCGCAACCATCTAGTGGAGGCTCTTCATGCCCGCTGTTCCCGCCGCTTCCGCCGCGGCGTCCGCTCCACCGCGTCCGAATGTTGTCGTGGCGGTGCTCGCTCTGGCGGGTATCACGGTCTCGCTGATGCAGACGATGGTGATTCCGCTGGTTCCGCAGTTGCCCACGTTGCTGCACGCGGCGCCGGCGGACGCCAGCTGGGCGATCACCGCGACCCTGCTCGCCGGGGCGATCGCGACGCCGATGGTCGGGCGGCTCGGGGACATGTACGGCAAGCGGCGGATGCTGCTGTTGAGCCTGGTCATGCTGGTGGTCGGTTCGGCCATCGGTGGGCTCAGTGACTCACTGCCGCCGATGATCGTCGCGCGGGCTCTGCAGGGGCTTTCGGCCGGCGTGATTCCGCTCGGGATCAGCATCATGCGGGACGAGCTGCCGGCCGAGCGGCTCGGGACGGCGATCGCGATGATGAGCGCCTCGCTCGGGATCGGCGGAGCCCTCGGTCTTCCGGCCGCGGCGCTGCTGGCCGACCGGACGGACTGGCACTCGTTGTTCTGGACCGCGGCCGGGCTCGGTGCGGTCGTCACCGTGCTCGTCCTCGCCCTCGTGCCGGAGTCCAGTGTCCGGAGCGGCGGGCAGTTCGACATCCTGGGCGCGATCGGTCTGTCGATCGGCCTGTTCTGTCTGTTGCTCGCGATCTCGAAGGGCGCCGACTGGGGTTGGGGCAGCGGGACGACGGACGGGTTGTTCGCCGCGGCCGTGGCCGTCCTGGTCGTGTGGGGCTGGTGGCAGCTCCGGGCCAGGCAGCCCCTGGTCGACCTGCGGACCACCGTGCGTCGGCAGGTCCTGCTCACCAACCTGGCGTCGATGGTGTTCGGGTTCGCCTTGTTCGCCCAGTCCCTGGTACTCCCCCAGATCCTCCAGCTGCCGGCGCAGACCGGGTACGGGCTGGGGCAGTCGCTGCTCACGGTCGGCCTCGTCCTCGCGCCGTCCGGCCTGGTGATGATGGCGACCGCGCCGTTGTCGGCCGCCATCTCCCGGAATCGGGGGCCGAAGGTCACCCTGATGCTCGGCGCGGTCGTGGTCGCCGCGGGGTACGGGCTGGGGATCGTGATGATGTCGCACGTCTGGCAACTGCTCGTCGTCGGCGCGGTCATCGGGGCCGGGATCGGGCTCGCGTACGGCGCCATGCCCGGCCTGATCATGGCCGCGGTCCCGGTCGCCGAGACGGCCGCCGCGAACAGCCTGAACACGCTGATGCGGTCCATCGGGACGGCGGTCTCCAGCGCCGTCGCGGGCGTGATCCTGGCCCAGCTGACCACGTCGTTCGGGGCCTTCGAGGTGCCGTCGCAGAACGGGTTCAGGCTGATCCTCGCGATCGGCAGCGGGGCCGCGCTGGTCGCGCTGGCGATCGCCGCGTTCCTGCCGAACCGGGCCCGTCCGGTCGAGGACGTGGTCGCCGCCCATCAGTTGGAGACCGACCCGGTCGGCTGACGCGGTCGAGGTGGTTTGGCGGCAGGAGGCACAATGGAGGGTCGGGCAGCGCAGTACCGCGCCCGGCCCTCCCCCGCACGCAGCCAGCTGACAGGAGATCCCCGAGTGACCGACGGGCCCTTGATCGTCCAGTCCGACAAGACCTTGTTGCTGGAGACGGCTCATCCGGACGCCGGCGAGTGCCGCAAGGCGATCGCGCCGTTCGCCGAGCTCGAGCGCGCACCCGAGCACGTCCACACGTACCGGCTGACCCCGCTCGGGTTGTGGAACGCGCGCGCCGCCGGCCACGACGCGGAGCAGGTGATCGACGTCCTGCTCCGCTACAGCCGGTACCCCGTGCCGCACTCGTTGCTGGTCGACATCGCCGAGACGCTGGACCGGTACGGCCGGCTCCGGCTGGAGAAGCACCCGCAGCACGGCCTCATCCTAGTGAGCACGGACCGGCCGGTGCTCGAGGAGGTGCTGCGCAGCGCGAAGATCAAGCCGCTGGTCGGCGCCCGCCTCGACGAGGACACGGTGATCGTGCACCCGTCGGAGCGCGGCCACCTGAAGCAGACGTTGCTCAAACTGGGCTGGCCGGCCGAGGACCTCGCCGGGTACGTCGACGGTGAGGCGCACAAGATCGAGCT encodes the following:
- a CDS encoding helicase C-terminal domain-containing protein, with amino-acid sequence MSTNERTRPRTLAEALRTWDDAALGRLLKLRPDLATPIPADTGQLAARATTNASAARAINRLDEFGVDLLEALSALPEPVDLGALAFGVNQPAEIVRPRVDELLALALVWGDEEDLRPIRAVHELLGPTPAGLGPVTTRHFGNLDRLIEEAGPDAREVLAKLTWGPPTGSVEKADRPVTIASARTPVERLLARGLVVPRDANTVVLPRQIGLHLRGGHVLASTRPTPPPLDGKTVSASIADRAAAGAALDLVRLVDRALEQLGTEPPPVLRTGGIGVRELRSLATKTGMEEQAAAAVLEIAYAAGLVAAVEVGTSELWLPTAAYDDWLELNTAHRWAQLVIAWFTGLRAIGLIGRRDTGGATAAARERLVNALAPDLERLLAPEVRRLTLQALAEAGPGTAPTAEAVTTWVAWHRPRRGGQFRDDLVEWTITEASLLGLTGLGSFASHAAVLLGEEPAAEELATAIAPLVPEPVSEFLLQADLTAVAPGPLVRTVQDELTAMADVESHGGGGVYRFSENSVRRAFDLGRTSDQLHKWLAEHSRTPVPQPLTYLIDDVARRHGVLRIGTASTYLRCDDEDVLTQLLSSNLPGIRFRRLAPTVVVSPSPPDMVLSRLREAGLAPLAETFDGVVAVSTAGTRRGEPPRRRTSRDFADSPVELTDEQAQAVIEKLRAGDRVAAERPDELVSEPTAPAETMTVLANAAESGIRTWIAYVDHNGNSSERIVEPVRVADGWLTAYDEDADQPRTYALHRISGARPVEDD
- a CDS encoding amidase, with the translated sequence MDRNFHSASRQAAALRAGEVSSVELTDAAITAIEQDDPNINAICVPDFDRARATARQADQARARGEDRPLLGIPVTVKESYNLAGLPTTWGMPQYKDFVPAEDAVQVSRLKAAGAVVLGKTNVPLGLQDIQSFNELYGTTDNPWNHGRTSGGSSGGSAAALASGFGALSIGSDLAGSLRTPAHFCGVYAHKPTLGLAAMRGMTPPPGPVLPTESDLAVVGPMARTAGDLTLLLDVMAGPDPLTYGMAHELRLPPARHERLGDFRVLVLDRHPLLATGAAVRAGVNRVADALVASGARVERHSPLLPDLAEAGSLYTKLLFSGSTARFPVDAYEQLQARAAGLSPDDHSLDAARLRGMVMTHRDSIEVNNRRELHRDGWRQLFGEFDAVVCPITPTPAFPHDHNPDLLERRLDIDGAEYPYFDQLVWAGLATMPGLPATAIPAGRSPEGLPVGVQLIGPQFGDRTTLRLAELLEHHIGGFQPPK
- a CDS encoding MFS transporter, giving the protein MPAVPAASAAASAPPRPNVVVAVLALAGITVSLMQTMVIPLVPQLPTLLHAAPADASWAITATLLAGAIATPMVGRLGDMYGKRRMLLLSLVMLVVGSAIGGLSDSLPPMIVARALQGLSAGVIPLGISIMRDELPAERLGTAIAMMSASLGIGGALGLPAAALLADRTDWHSLFWTAAGLGAVVTVLVLALVPESSVRSGGQFDILGAIGLSIGLFCLLLAISKGADWGWGSGTTDGLFAAAVAVLVVWGWWQLRARQPLVDLRTTVRRQVLLTNLASMVFGFALFAQSLVLPQILQLPAQTGYGLGQSLLTVGLVLAPSGLVMMATAPLSAAISRNRGPKVTLMLGAVVVAAGYGLGIVMMSHVWQLLVVGAVIGAGIGLAYGAMPGLIMAAVPVAETAAANSLNTLMRSIGTAVSSAVAGVILAQLTTSFGAFEVPSQNGFRLILAIGSGAALVALAIAAFLPNRARPVEDVVAAHQLETDPVG